A genome region from Methanobrevibacter sp. includes the following:
- a CDS encoding Ig-like domain-containing protein — MDKKELVIVGIIVVIAIIVAAIMFMPHSDTKTTSLEILNKKAVGENGTVYIKLKDDANGAVSGKTVHVKITKNKNVVYSKDVETHSTGVAIVKLTNVSSGDYNINVTFDGDANYTESSISQKLTVGEGDIVDEQLENSTIIQQTLDDAQNTQDSADTSSYSQSSYSYTPSYTPSSSSQSSSSQSSSSSSGDLPAYDENGRETLPEFDEDGNQI, encoded by the coding sequence ATGGATAAAAAAGAATTAGTAATTGTGGGAATAATTGTCGTTATTGCAATTATTGTAGCCGCCATTATGTTTATGCCACACAGCGACACCAAAACAACAAGTTTGGAAATATTGAACAAGAAGGCTGTTGGTGAAAACGGTACTGTTTATATTAAATTGAAAGACGATGCAAATGGTGCAGTCAGCGGAAAAACAGTACATGTCAAGATTACAAAGAATAAAAACGTAGTCTACTCCAAGGATGTTGAAACACATTCCACAGGAGTGGCCATCGTGAAACTGACTAACGTAAGCTCTGGAGATTACAACATCAACGTTACATTTGACGGAGATGCGAACTATACCGAAAGCAGCATTTCACAGAAACTGACAGTTGGTGAAGGAGACATTGTTGACGAGCAGCTGGAAAACAGTACAATCATCCAGCAAACCCTTGATGACGCTCAGAATACACAGGACAGTGCAGATACTTCAAGTTATTCACAGTCCTCATATTCCTATACTCCGTCATATACCCCGTCCTCATCTTCACAATCTTCAAGCAGTCAAAGCAGTTCAAGTAGTAGTGGTGACCTGCCGGCTTATGATGAAAACGGTAGAGAGACACTGCCTGAATTCGATGAAGACGGAAATCAGATATAA
- the glnA gene encoding type I glutamate--ammonia ligase, whose protein sequence is MSAKDKKLDQIIKTIDANDIKFLKLQFSDIHGLPKSMAVPLKKADDVEDIVNDGLLFDGSSVAGLASINDSDLLAKPDINTFSTIPWRPESKGTSRFICDIFTTEGKPYDGDPRGVLKKSLQLAEKRGYQFNMGPEPEFFIITEDENGNYIPADEAEYFDVEPLDQGTDIRREIVLGLEKLDFDVEVSHHEVAAGQHEVDFKYADALKTADAVITFKEAVKALVNNLGFKATFMPKPFLGINGSGMHCNQSLFKDGENIFYDPDTETQISQEALYFIGGLLKHAPALSSILSPTVNSYKRLVPGYEAPCYIAYGFKNRSTLLRIPASRGLGTRIECRSADPSCNPYLAFAVLLEAGLDGMDNKIDPGEPTEENLFAFSEDEIAEKGISSLPTSLWEAYHALEENDVIKNALGEKVFNQFYNIKRAEWDAYRIQVFDYERDEYLNV, encoded by the coding sequence ATGTCAGCAAAAGATAAAAAATTAGACCAGATTATAAAGACAATCGATGCAAACGATATAAAATTTTTGAAATTGCAGTTTTCAGATATTCATGGATTGCCAAAAAGCATGGCAGTACCTCTTAAAAAGGCGGATGATGTTGAAGACATAGTAAATGACGGATTATTGTTTGACGGATCCTCAGTAGCAGGTCTGGCTTCAATCAATGACAGTGACCTTCTTGCAAAACCTGATATCAACACATTCTCAACAATTCCATGGAGACCTGAATCAAAAGGTACCAGTCGATTCATATGTGATATTTTCACAACCGAAGGAAAACCATATGACGGAGACCCAAGGGGAGTTCTCAAAAAATCCCTGCAATTGGCAGAAAAAAGAGGATACCAATTCAATATGGGTCCCGAACCGGAATTCTTTATCATAACCGAAGATGAAAACGGAAATTACATACCTGCCGATGAGGCGGAGTACTTTGACGTGGAACCATTGGACCAGGGTACAGATATCAGAAGGGAAATCGTACTGGGTCTTGAAAAACTTGACTTTGATGTTGAAGTAAGCCACCACGAAGTTGCAGCAGGCCAGCATGAAGTTGACTTCAAATATGCAGACGCTTTAAAAACAGCAGATGCAGTAATAACATTCAAGGAAGCTGTCAAAGCACTGGTAAATAATTTGGGCTTCAAGGCAACATTCATGCCAAAACCGTTTTTAGGAATCAACGGTAGCGGAATGCACTGTAACCAAAGTCTTTTCAAGGACGGGGAAAACATTTTCTATGACCCTGACACCGAAACCCAGATTTCTCAAGAGGCACTGTACTTCATAGGAGGACTGCTGAAACATGCTCCTGCATTATCATCAATACTCTCTCCAACAGTAAACTCATACAAACGTCTCGTACCGGGCTATGAAGCACCATGCTACATCGCTTACGGTTTCAAAAACAGATCAACTCTGTTAAGGATTCCTGCATCCCGTGGATTAGGTACAAGAATCGAATGCAGGTCCGCTGACCCTTCATGTAATCCATATCTTGCATTTGCAGTACTGCTTGAAGCAGGTCTGGACGGTATGGACAACAAGATTGATCCTGGTGAACCTACCGAAGAAAACCTCTTTGCATTTTCAGAAGATGAAATTGCTGAGAAAGGAATTTCCAGTTTGCCTACAAGCTTATGGGAAGCATACCATGCACTTGAGGAAAATGACGTTATCAAAAACGCTCTTGGTGAAAAAGTATTCAATCAGTTCTACAACATCAAAAGGGCTGAGTGGGACGCTTACAGAATACAGGTATTCGACTATGAACGTGATGAATACCTGAATGTCTAA
- a CDS encoding cytochrome c biogenesis CcdA family protein — protein sequence MEILPLISFFTGVISILSPCILPIIPIFVAFSLNTKTKTEILSFTVGLLSIFVAIIFLTGFFTSLVYSYMFYVRIISAAVLLVMGILMFLGRSVSFKSVSARGGEGIVGSFVLGFFTSLSWAPCYSGYLISLIAMLVRSTGWYAAFNIFLYALGFALTLFVLSLVISKINIERLVSKTRHIPKIFGALIIIGASYLLFESIKVLI from the coding sequence ATGGAAATCCTTCCTTTAATTTCTTTTTTTACCGGTGTCATTTCCATTCTCTCGCCGTGCATTCTGCCGATCATTCCGATTTTTGTGGCCTTCAGTTTAAACACAAAGACAAAAACCGAAATACTCTCATTTACCGTTGGTCTTTTAAGCATTTTTGTTGCAATTATATTTCTTACAGGGTTTTTCACATCCCTTGTCTATTCATACATGTTCTATGTCCGGATAATATCTGCGGCTGTTCTTCTGGTTATGGGGATTTTGATGTTTTTAGGCCGTTCTGTAAGCTTCAAATCCGTTTCTGCCAGAGGCGGTGAGGGCATTGTGGGTTCATTTGTTTTAGGTTTTTTCACATCACTCTCATGGGCTCCATGCTACAGCGGATATCTGATTTCCCTGATTGCAATGCTTGTAAGGTCAACCGGTTGGTATGCGGCATTCAACATATTCCTTTATGCTTTAGGATTTGCACTGACACTTTTTGTTTTAAGTCTTGTTATTTCAAAAATAAACATTGAAAGGCTGGTTTCGAAAACCCGTCACATTCCTAAAATCTTCGGGGCTTTGATAATCATCGGAGCGAGTTATCTGTTGTTCGAATCGATTAAGGTTCTAATTTAG
- a CDS encoding glutamate synthase-related protein gives MSFTVERKIEICKQNNNRPGCCWYLCDNPNQSACKNCYSCYSNCPHDVYEVINDEPLPIRQENCVGCKICEEMCPTHAIYVRPLADEGRGVWSNSTMVEIKRKSQTGSYKVRGCGLTRKIPTFDDLSILPAQVSRPPIDSYREPCKTSVVLGDRFAENPIEIDTPIMIGAMSFGALSKEAKMALAIGSSKVGSIANTGEGGMLPEERHFADKLIAQYASGRFGVSASYLNNAEAVEIKIGQGAKSGMGGHLLAHKVTAEVARVRNIPEGTSALSPARHMDIVGPEDLGMKIDQLREITDWKVPIIVKFAAGRVEQDVKIAAKAGADIIVVDGMQGGTGAGPEVVTEHAGIPTIEAIVKADDALKDINLRSEVSLVAAGGIRSGADVAKAIALGADAVYIATSALISIGCKVCQSCSEGICPKGIATQDRMLRRRLDPIRKGQQVANYIEAMTQEVTSLTQQAGNTDIENLERQDLVALTVEASQLTGVPMVRG, from the coding sequence ATGTCATTTACTGTTGAGCGTAAAATTGAAATTTGCAAACAGAATAACAATAGGCCCGGCTGCTGCTGGTATTTATGTGACAATCCCAATCAGTCCGCATGTAAAAACTGTTATAGCTGTTATTCAAACTGTCCTCATGACGTTTATGAAGTAATCAATGACGAACCTCTTCCGATACGTCAGGAAAATTGTGTGGGATGCAAAATATGTGAAGAGATGTGTCCGACACATGCGATATATGTAAGACCTCTTGCAGATGAAGGAAGAGGTGTGTGGTCAAATTCAACAATGGTTGAAATCAAACGTAAAAGCCAGACCGGTTCATATAAGGTGAGAGGTTGCGGTCTGACCCGTAAAATCCCGACATTCGATGACTTAAGCATATTGCCGGCTCAGGTGTCAAGACCTCCAATCGATTCATACAGGGAACCCTGCAAGACTTCAGTTGTTCTCGGTGACAGGTTTGCCGAAAATCCGATTGAAATCGACACTCCAATAATGATTGGTGCAATGTCATTCGGTGCACTGAGCAAGGAGGCAAAGATGGCACTTGCTATCGGAAGCAGTAAAGTGGGATCAATTGCCAACACCGGTGAAGGAGGAATGCTTCCGGAAGAAAGACATTTCGCCGATAAGCTGATAGCCCAGTATGCATCAGGCCGATTCGGAGTATCTGCAAGCTATCTAAACAATGCTGAAGCTGTTGAAATCAAAATAGGTCAGGGTGCAAAATCAGGTATGGGAGGACATTTGCTAGCCCATAAGGTAACAGCAGAAGTGGCAAGGGTTAGAAACATTCCGGAAGGAACCTCTGCGTTAAGTCCTGCAAGGCACATGGACATAGTCGGGCCTGAAGATTTGGGAATGAAAATCGACCAGTTGAGGGAAATTACAGACTGGAAAGTGCCTATTATCGTTAAATTTGCAGCGGGAAGAGTCGAGCAGGATGTTAAAATCGCAGCAAAAGCCGGTGCGGACATTATTGTAGTTGACGGTATGCAGGGAGGAACCGGTGCAGGACCTGAAGTGGTTACCGAGCACGCAGGTATTCCGACAATCGAAGCTATCGTAAAGGCCGATGACGCTTTAAAGGACATTAACTTAAGAAGTGAAGTCAGTCTTGTGGCCGCCGGAGGTATAAGGTCAGGTGCTGATGTTGCAAAGGCAATCGCACTGGGCGCAGATGCAGTATATATTGCAACTTCTGCGTTGATTTCCATAGGATGCAAGGTCTGTCAAAGCTGTTCTGAGGGAATATGTCCGAAAGGAATTGCAACACAGGACAGGATGCTTAGAAGAAGACTTGACCCTATAAGAAAAGGCCAGCAGGTTGCAAATTACATTGAAGCAATGACTCAGGAAGTAACTTCCCTGACTCAGCAGGCAGGAAACACTGACATTGAAAACCTTGAACGTCAGGACCTTGTGGCATTGACTGTAGAGGCTTCACAGTTAACAGGCGTGCCTATGGTGAGAGGTTAA
- a CDS encoding thioredoxin fold domain-containing protein, whose amino-acid sequence MKKYILVGLCVAILLTLTLSVSAVDFDDSVIKGLNVTEDIDGALSEAQSQNKTVALIFDQDSCVYCDMLKKDVLSNQEIQKIFNENYVVVLVDINKHPDVAAKYEVFGTPMVQFLSPDGKSLDKIEGYVSSDEFLTTLKGI is encoded by the coding sequence ATGAAAAAATATATTTTGGTCGGACTTTGTGTAGCTATCCTTTTAACACTGACACTTTCCGTCAGTGCGGTGGACTTTGACGATTCCGTCATCAAGGGCCTGAATGTAACTGAGGACATTGACGGTGCTTTAAGTGAGGCCCAGTCCCAGAACAAGACTGTTGCTCTGATTTTTGATCAGGACAGCTGTGTTTACTGTGACATGCTTAAAAAGGATGTTTTAAGCAATCAGGAAATTCAAAAGATTTTCAATGAGAACTACGTCGTCGTTCTTGTAGACATCAATAAACATCCTGATGTTGCAGCCAAATACGAGGTTTTCGGAACACCTATGGTCCAGTTCCTAAGTCCTGACGGCAAATCCCTTGACAAAATTGAAGGGTATGTCTCAAGCGATGAATTTTTAACAACTTTAAAGGGGATTTAA
- a CDS encoding PEP/pyruvate-binding domain-containing protein codes for MAAFDRIKSGIPGLDKALDNIRLGDNVVWNVTNLNEFSYFADPYIRQAKEDKRNLIYMRFANHPPLIEMSDEDFDLLAAEQENPESEFCMIERDGIKIYQVNPYNQFETFTLEVHRIIEKEGYDAFYVFDCLSDLQAVWSTDLMMGNFFKVTCPFLFQLDTVAFFPIIRGRHSYDAIAKIRETTQLFLNVYSNSADEVYVSPLKVWNRYSQTMFLGHKFNPQTGSVKVLQDGHEVSRYYKTVNDTDKYQNGQILDSWERYMLQVRMKHDEGENVDEECDKICELMMTKDEKMLSKIKEYFAFEDYTTIYDRRVGSGLVGGKSCGMLLARKIIEKNCPELYNNVFEPDDSFYIGSDLFYTYIVSNDLWDLRVKQRTEEGYYEYGKKLEEGLKNGVFSEEIKKEFIHILDYFGQNPIIVRSSSFLEDGYGNAFAGKYESVFCVNRGSLEERLAAFEDAVKVVYASTMNISALEYRKLNGLDDADEQMALLVQRVSGSYCGNYLFPTAAGVGFSYSPYSPLPDMDNSKGMLRLVMGLGTKAVDRTKKDYPRIVNLDKPELTMMKDMKEKHRYSQHYLDVIDLENRSLHDIRIDDGLDVLPRYAKKVLIEHDREAESMFRERGQRREIVFVNCEGLVKNQQFIEVMKEILNTLQTAYDYPVDIEYTINVGEDNSFNINLLQCRPLQVSTNNEAIEMPEDKNVFFHIRDSSMGMSRKNTVDVICYVDPHRYYEYPYAQKSSISRVINNVNAYCRDNDKTAVLIVPGRIGTSSPELGIPVVFADISHFSAILEESYSEVGYMPELSFGSHMFQDLVEAEIYYGALFENEKKIEFNRQMVHDYPNILNKINPELDDEVYDMVQVIDFNGGCAEFYHDMNRDETMCIFK; via the coding sequence ATGGCAGCATTCGACAGAATCAAATCAGGAATTCCGGGACTTGACAAGGCTCTGGACAACATTCGTTTAGGTGACAACGTAGTATGGAATGTCACCAATCTCAATGAATTTTCCTACTTTGCCGATCCTTACATAAGACAGGCAAAAGAAGACAAGAGAAACTTGATATATATGCGCTTTGCTAATCACCCTCCATTGATAGAGATGAGCGATGAAGACTTTGATTTGCTTGCAGCAGAACAGGAAAATCCTGAAAGCGAATTTTGTATGATTGAACGTGACGGAATCAAGATATATCAGGTCAATCCATATAATCAGTTTGAAACCTTTACTCTGGAGGTTCACAGGATTATAGAAAAGGAAGGCTATGATGCGTTTTATGTATTTGACTGTTTAAGCGACCTTCAGGCGGTATGGTCAACCGATTTGATGATGGGCAATTTCTTCAAGGTGACATGCCCATTTCTCTTCCAGCTTGATACCGTTGCATTTTTCCCAATAATCAGGGGAAGACATTCCTATGATGCCATAGCAAAAATCCGTGAAACCACACAGCTGTTTTTGAATGTATATTCAAATTCCGCTGATGAAGTCTATGTTTCCCCGCTGAAGGTCTGGAACAGATACTCCCAGACAATGTTTCTGGGCCATAAGTTCAACCCTCAGACAGGTTCCGTCAAGGTTCTCCAGGACGGACATGAGGTAAGCAGATATTACAAGACTGTTAATGACACGGATAAATATCAGAACGGACAGATTTTGGACAGCTGGGAGCGATACATGCTCCAGGTCAGAATGAAACATGATGAAGGGGAAAACGTAGATGAAGAGTGTGACAAGATATGCGAGCTCATGATGACCAAGGATGAGAAGATGCTTTCCAAAATCAAGGAATATTTCGCCTTTGAGGATTACACCACAATTTACGACCGCCGTGTAGGAAGCGGACTGGTCGGGGGTAAATCCTGCGGAATGCTGCTTGCAAGAAAAATTATTGAAAAAAACTGCCCTGAACTGTACAATAACGTTTTCGAACCTGACGATTCATTCTACATTGGTTCGGATCTGTTTTATACATATATTGTTTCAAATGACCTTTGGGATTTAAGGGTAAAGCAGAGAACCGAAGAGGGATATTATGAATACGGCAAAAAGCTGGAGGAAGGCCTTAAAAACGGTGTATTTTCAGAGGAAATCAAAAAAGAATTCATACATATTCTGGATTATTTTGGACAAAACCCTATCATTGTCCGTTCAAGCAGTTTTCTTGAGGACGGATACGGTAATGCGTTTGCAGGCAAATACGAATCAGTGTTCTGTGTAAACAGGGGTTCTCTGGAAGAGCGTTTAGCCGCCTTTGAGGATGCTGTAAAGGTGGTCTATGCAAGTACAATGAACATTTCCGCATTGGAATACAGGAAACTGAATGGCCTGGATGATGCAGATGAGCAGATGGCACTTCTGGTTCAGAGGGTTTCAGGTTCATATTGCGGCAATTACCTGTTCCCAACCGCTGCAGGTGTCGGATTTTCATACAGTCCATATTCTCCTCTTCCGGATATGGACAACAGCAAGGGAATGCTGAGACTTGTGATGGGTCTTGGAACAAAGGCTGTGGACAGAACCAAAAAGGATTATCCGAGAATTGTCAATCTTGACAAGCCTGAACTGACAATGATGAAGGACATGAAGGAAAAGCACAGGTATTCCCAGCATTATCTTGATGTCATCGATTTGGAAAACAGGAGTCTGCATGACATCCGCATTGATGACGGGCTGGACGTCCTTCCGAGATATGCAAAAAAGGTTCTCATAGAACATGACCGTGAAGCCGAAAGCATGTTTCGTGAACGTGGACAGCGCCGTGAAATAGTCTTTGTCAACTGTGAAGGACTTGTTAAAAATCAGCAGTTCATTGAAGTGATGAAGGAAATATTGAATACTCTGCAAACAGCTTATGACTATCCTGTTGACATAGAATACACAATTAATGTCGGCGAGGACAATTCATTCAACATAAACCTGCTTCAGTGCCGCCCTCTTCAGGTTTCAACAAACAATGAAGCTATTGAAATGCCTGAAGATAAGAATGTATTCTTCCACATCAGGGATTCCTCCATGGGAATGTCTAGAAAGAATACCGTTGATGTAATATGCTATGTTGACCCTCACAGGTATTACGAATATCCTTACGCTCAAAAAAGTTCAATATCACGTGTAATAAATAATGTGAATGCTTATTGTAGGGATAATGACAAGACTGCCGTTCTGATAGTTCCCGGAAGGATAGGTACGTCCTCTCCTGAATTGGGAATTCCTGTTGTATTTGCAGATATCAGTCATTTTTCCGCAATTCTGGAAGAATCATACAGTGAAGTCGGCTATATGCCTGAGTTGTCTTTCGGAAGCCATATGTTCCAGGATCTGGTTGAAGCGGAAATATACTACGGAGCATTATTTGAAAACGAGAAAAAAATAGAATTCAACAGGCAGATGGTACATGATTATCCTAATATATTAAACAAAATCAATCCAGAGTTGGATGATGAAGTGTATGATATGGTTCAGGTGATAGATTTCAACGGAGGCTGTGCCGAATTCTATCATGACATGAACAGGGACGAAACAATGTGTATTTTCAAGTGA
- a CDS encoding GNAT family N-acetyltransferase — protein sequence MAEITFRKAERKDCRLILEYIRKLADYEKRLDEVVATESDIEKWVFDEKLSHVIFGELDGKTIGFALYYLGFSTYMGNANMHLEDLLIEPEYRGRGYGKAFLKELGRIMIEEGYGRLEWTCLDWNKPSIEFYKSIGAEQKDWLVFHFSKNAIEKFIKD from the coding sequence ATGGCCGAAATAACTTTTAGAAAAGCCGAAAGGAAAGACTGCAGGCTGATTTTGGAATATATCAGAAAGCTCGCAGACTATGAAAAAAGACTGGATGAAGTTGTTGCAACAGAATCAGACATTGAAAAGTGGGTTTTTGATGAAAAACTCTCACATGTAATATTCGGAGAGCTTGACGGAAAAACCATAGGCTTTGCCCTTTATTATCTGGGCTTTTCAACATATATGGGAAATGCGAACATGCACCTTGAAGACCTCCTCATAGAACCTGAATACAGAGGCAGAGGATACGGCAAGGCATTCTTAAAGGAACTTGGAAGAATTATGATTGAAGAAGGCTACGGACGACTGGAATGGACATGCCTTGACTGGAACAAACCAAGCATCGAATTTTACAAGTCCATAGGAGCCGAGCAGAAGGACTGGCTTGTTTTCCATTTTTCCAAAAATGCAATAGAGAAATTCATCAAAGATTAA
- a CDS encoding glutamine amidotransferase: MCGIAGVIYKDKKTHPVGSALTSMLESLQHRGPDSAGYAIYGGLNFSENYYQLNIQVNRRKGTLDNLKSLLTQFSQIYEEQLIESVGDSDVYKCKIALEEYSLLKPCIREIDELENVRVINGSHSFEMIKDIGKVKDIAERFDVPSRMGTHGIGHTRFATESGVDRYHAHPYQSYIIPDITVVHNGQITNYWKIRDPLERKGHTFESFNDTECIVHYMADKLNQGYKLEEALEEAVTDLDGPFSILVGTPNGIGIAKDKLGLRPGVMAETDEIFAIASEEMALHDVIDSDQIEQIAPGETRAYTI, encoded by the coding sequence ATGTGCGGAATAGCAGGTGTAATATACAAGGACAAAAAAACTCACCCTGTAGGAAGCGCTTTGACATCCATGCTGGAATCTCTGCAGCATAGGGGTCCAGATTCAGCAGGATATGCAATCTATGGGGGTTTGAATTTTTCTGAAAATTATTATCAGTTAAACATTCAAGTAAACAGAAGAAAAGGAACATTGGACAATTTAAAATCATTACTGACCCAGTTCAGTCAGATATACGAAGAACAGCTAATCGAATCAGTAGGCGATTCAGACGTATACAAATGTAAAATAGCACTGGAGGAATATTCTCTTTTAAAACCGTGCATACGTGAAATAGACGAACTGGAAAACGTAAGGGTAATCAACGGATCACATTCATTTGAAATGATAAAGGACATCGGAAAGGTAAAAGACATAGCAGAGCGGTTTGACGTTCCAAGCAGGATGGGAACCCATGGGATCGGACATACCCGATTTGCAACCGAAAGCGGAGTGGACAGGTATCATGCACACCCATATCAAAGCTACATCATACCTGACATTACTGTGGTGCATAACGGACAGATTACCAACTACTGGAAAATCAGGGACCCTCTGGAGAGGAAAGGACACACTTTCGAATCATTCAACGATACTGAATGCATAGTTCACTACATGGCAGATAAGCTCAATCAGGGCTACAAACTGGAAGAGGCTTTGGAGGAAGCAGTCACTGATTTGGACGGTCCGTTTTCAATACTTGTGGGAACACCTAACGGTATTGGAATTGCAAAGGACAAGCTTGGACTGAGGCCGGGAGTCATGGCTGAAACAGATGAGATATTCGCCATAGCATCAGAGGAAATGGCATTGCATGACGTCATTGATTCAGACCAGATAGAACAGATCGCTCCCGGTGAAACAAGGGCTTACACAATTTAG
- a CDS encoding Coenzyme F420 hydrogenase/dehydrogenase, beta subunit C-terminal domain, with the protein MSKHKIAMVGTPCEIMAASKLQYYTDSPIDVKLGLLCMENFSYKYFVNLLKEYDLKMDDIEKFQIEKGFVFLYLKTRETVKIPISVAKRIIRKNCSICVELTSETSDISIGSIGSEDGWSTVIIRTRKGEEIINGAIEREFIKAKDITEPQFNLLMKLAGNKISKNLENIERREFLARPVLYQREKSDDSINRDILESSFLDLKSNVIDVGACVLCGACEYACPDDLITIDDTKPIMKGKCPENCHLCFRVCPRTFIHHDLRNDNSKPIGEFINVLSVKSLKHTQGQDGSIVTTLIDYLLSNKIVTEALIVDKKDHLAWKPYAKITSAIDEVVKAGGTKYSVCPVFKPLKNIEEEVN; encoded by the coding sequence ATGAGCAAACATAAAATAGCAATGGTTGGAACACCATGTGAAATTATGGCAGCGTCCAAACTGCAATATTACACTGACAGCCCTATTGATGTTAAACTGGGCTTGCTCTGTATGGAGAACTTTTCATACAAATACTTCGTAAATCTCCTTAAGGAATATGACTTGAAAATGGATGACATTGAAAAATTTCAGATAGAAAAAGGATTCGTATTCCTGTATTTGAAAACCAGGGAAACTGTAAAGATACCGATATCAGTTGCCAAACGTATAATCCGAAAAAACTGCAGCATATGTGTTGAGCTGACCTCTGAAACATCAGACATTTCAATAGGTTCCATAGGTTCCGAGGACGGCTGGTCAACAGTGATAATCAGAACCAGAAAAGGTGAGGAAATAATCAACGGGGCAATTGAGAGAGAATTCATCAAAGCCAAGGACATAACAGAACCGCAATTCAATCTTCTCATGAAACTTGCAGGAAATAAAATTTCCAAAAATCTTGAAAACATCGAGAGAAGGGAATTTCTGGCCCGCCCCGTATTGTATCAGAGGGAAAAGTCAGACGATTCAATAAACAGGGACATCCTGGAGTCCAGCTTCTTAGATTTGAAATCCAATGTCATTGACGTTGGGGCCTGTGTGCTTTGCGGAGCATGCGAATACGCATGTCCTGATGATTTGATAACAATTGACGACACAAAACCGATAATGAAAGGAAAATGTCCTGAAAATTGCCATTTATGCTTCAGGGTCTGTCCAAGAACATTCATTCATCATGATTTGCGCAATGACAATTCAAAGCCAATCGGCGAGTTCATAAATGTGCTGTCAGTCAAATCCCTTAAACATACTCAGGGTCAGGACGGATCTATTGTCACCACACTGATTGATTATCTCCTGTCAAACAAGATTGTAACCGAAGCGCTCATTGTCGACAAGAAGGACCATCTTGCATGGAAACCATATGCGAAGATAACAAGCGCCATAGATGAGGTTGTTAAAGCGGGCGGAACAAAATATTCAGTCTGTCCAGTATTCAAGCCATTGAAAAATATTGAAGAGGAGGTAAATTAA
- a CDS encoding tributyrin esterase yields the protein MKEYVIDAKDMDTKELNRTIKERAPLYDKLVIENPESKHNICAGLSEDIDIQINGSAGYFVGTMVNGAKIHITGNAGWFAGDNMTKGELIIEGTAGDGAGQGIYGGTVIVKGSTGSRTGEIMKGGTVIIGGNSGYMTGLLMMGGKLIILGDVTDDVGESIMRGTIYVLGNVKSLGKNALMEKTSLKDQNELKEILTRYGFDLTDIEYTNFKKIVNIQ from the coding sequence ATGAAAGAATATGTTATTGACGCAAAGGATATGGATACAAAGGAACTGAACCGTACCATAAAGGAACGCGCTCCTCTTTATGATAAGCTCGTTATTGAAAACCCGGAATCCAAACACAACATCTGCGCAGGTCTGAGCGAAGACATTGACATTCAGATAAACGGCTCTGCAGGTTATTTTGTCGGAACAATGGTCAACGGGGCAAAAATACACATCACAGGAAATGCCGGATGGTTTGCCGGAGACAACATGACAAAAGGTGAGCTGATTATCGAAGGAACTGCAGGTGACGGTGCAGGACAGGGAATATACGGCGGAACCGTAATTGTCAAAGGAAGCACAGGTTCAAGAACCGGAGAAATCATGAAAGGCGGAACAGTAATAATCGGCGGAAACAGCGGATATATGACCGGACTTCTTATGATGGGAGGAAAACTCATAATTCTTGGTGACGTGACCGATGATGTGGGCGAATCAATCATGAGAGGAACCATATATGTTCTCGGCAATGTCAAAAGCCTGGGAAAGAATGCCTTAATGGAAAAAACCAGTCTCAAAGATCAAAATGAGCTTAAAGAAATCCTGACCAGATACGGTTTCGATTTGACAGACATTGAATATACAAACTTTAAAAAAATTGTTAATATACAATAG